Proteins encoded together in one Miscanthus floridulus cultivar M001 chromosome 16, ASM1932011v1, whole genome shotgun sequence window:
- the LOC136513168 gene encoding probable ethylene response sensor 2 produces MDGCDCIEPLWQADDLLMKYQYISDFFIALAYFSIPLELIYFVQKSAFFPYRWVLIQFGAFIVLCGATHLINMWTFTTHTKTIAVVLTVAKAATAVVSCITALMLVHIIPDLLSVKLRERFLKAKAEELDREMGIIRTQEETGRHVHMLTHEIRSTLDRHTILRTTLVEMGRTLGLAECAVWMPSRSGTTLQLSHALHSSAPLGSVVPINLPIIATIFNSNRAERIPHTSPLASVKTQKSKYVPPEVVAVRVPLLQLTNFQINDWPELSAKAFALMVLMLPPDSARKWRPHELELVEVVADQVAVALSHAAVLEESMRARDLLMEQNIALDAARREAEMAICARNDFLAVMNHEMRTPMRAIISLSSLLLETKLTAEQRMMIETILKSSDLLETLSNDVLDISKLGDGSLELEIAPFNLHATFTDVVDLIKPVAALKRLSVMVHLSPELPTCAIGDRKRLMQIILNVAGNSVKFTKEGHVSISASIARSDSLRDPYAPDFHPVLSDGSFYLAVQVKDTGCGISPQDMPHTFTKFAHPQNAINKLDNGNGLGLALSRRFVALMQGNIWLESEGVGKGCTATFFVKLGLSDKPNANLRRIVPPVQPKQGTADPDASSIINGDMAILPHRYQSMI; encoded by the exons ATGGATGGATGCGATTGTATTGAGCCACTCTGGCAGGCCGATGATCTGCTAATGAAGTACCAGTACATATCTGACTTCTTTATCGCACTTGCATACTTCTCAATCCCTTTGGAGCTGATATACTTCGTTCAGAAGTCAGCTTTCTTCCCGTACCGATGGGTGCTCATACAGTTTGGTGCGTTCATCGTTCTGTGTGGGGCGACCCACCTGATAAACATGTGGACTTTCACTACACATACCAAGACCATAGCCGTGGTACTGACGGTGGCAAAAGCGGCGACAGCAGTTGTGTCATGCATAACAGCTCTGATGCTTGTTCATATAATCCCTGATTTGTTGAGTGTGAAATTGAGGGAGAGGTTCCTGAAAGCGAAGGCTGAGGAGCTTGATAGGGAGATGGGGATAATAAGGACACAAGAGGAGACGGGAAGGCATGTGCACATGCTCACACACGAGATAAGGAGTACGCTTGACAGGCATACCATTCTGAGAACTACACTTGTTGAAATGGGGAGAACTCTTGGTTTAGCAGAGTGTGCTGTGTGGATGCCGTCCCGCTCTGGAACAACCCTTCAGCTCTCACATGCGCTCCATAGCAGTGCTCCGCTTGGATCAGTTGTTCCTATCAATCTTCCGATTATAGCTACCATTTTTAATAGTAATCGTGCTGAGCGAATACCACATACTTCCCCATTAGCTTCAGTGAAGACTCAGAAAAGCAAGTACGTCCCACCAGAGGTCGTTGCTGTGCGTGTTCCGCTCCTGCAGCTTACAAATTTCCAAATAAATGATTGGCCTGAGCTATCTGCAAAAGCCTTTGCATTGATGGTTTTGATGCTTCCTCCAGACAGTGCACGGAAATGGCGACCCCATGAACTGGAGCTTGTTGAAGTCGTTGCCGATCAG GTGGCAGTTGCACTGTCCCATGCTGCCGTTTTGGAAGAGTCCATGCGAGCCCGTGATTTGCTAATGGAGCAGAATATTGCTCTGGACGCAGCACGCCGAGAGGCGGAAATGGCTATATGTGCTCGGAATGATTTTCTTGCTGTCATGAATCATGAAATGCGGACTCCTATGCGAGCAATCATTTCTTTATCATCCCTCCTGTTAGAAACAAAACTTACTGCAGAACAGCGCATGATGATTGAGACTATACTAAAGAGTAGCGATCTTCTAGAGACTCTTTCAAATGATGTTTTAGATATCTCCAAGCTTGGGGATGGCAGTCTTGAGCTGGAAATTGCACCTTTTAATCTACATGCCACCTTTACAGAT GTGGTTGATTTAATTAAGCCAGTAGCTGCATTGAAAAGGCTATCGGTAATGGTTCACTTGTCTCCAGAATTGCCCACCTGTGCAATTGGTGATCGAAAGAGGTTGATGCAGATAATACTAAATGTTGCTGGGAACTCCGTTAAGTTTACAAAGGAGGGTCATGTTTCAATTTCAGCATCTATCGCTAGGTCAGATTCTCTGAGGGACCCATATGCTCCTGACTTCCATCCAGTTCTCTCCGATGGGTCTTTTTACTTGGCTGTGCAG GTAAAAGACACCGGCTGTGGAATTAGCCCACAAGATATGCCTCACACCTTCACAAAATTTGCACACCCGCAAAATGCTATAAACAAATTGGATAATGGCAACGGATTGGGTCTGGCCCTTTCCAGAAG ATTTGTTGCCCTTATGCAAGGGAACATCTGGCTCGAAAGCGAAGGCGTAGGGAAGGGCTGTACCGCAACGTTCTTTGTGAAGCTAGGACTATCTGataaaccaaatgcaaatctccGGAGAATCGTGCCTCCTGTCCAGCCAAAACAAGGAACTGCAGATCCAGATGCATCATCGATAATCAATGGCGACATGGCAATTCTTCCGCATCGTTACCAGTCGATGATATGA